One genomic segment of Halobacteriovorax sp. DA5 includes these proteins:
- a CDS encoding DUF4105 domain-containing protein, with product MKKYLTATFLFFALGHSSWASTELETFSKSQRWLKLIRYEKNLFGYESLVKAKEYFLSENGMTSPLEELKQTISGVESPLVKDMNNHPKCLFPARFMLLKEHRLIEQSLNLYDCPAYQDYIKKIDIYSVSIIFSSYFIEKPASTFGHTFFRVRSKSSKSQDNDLLDYGVDFSAKVDTSNPLVYGYKGIFGGFKGMFAMMPYYVKVKEYNNMESRDLWDYELNLDRKDLIYFQAHLFEMNRAYFDYLYFTKNCSYHILAFVDAIRTDWKLIDNIDTTVPPVDTIYALFEQDNIVKNIKVRPASYTKLKARYDEMNPKQGALFKKLIKDSKNISDIKDNVDELFVLDTYNLYIDFKNADVDATKSLKDKEKKEYRTQKFRINSKRAKLASKSQDINYDFLMPKSPDKGHSTNRFSLGPSFDSNGEYLNIEFRGALHDLLDRQSGYLPMSTTELVNIKLDYNRYQEDRLRLVDIQLARIDALRPVTVFAKKLSWQFNFGFAESFTYQSRTLNPYLDFDLGYTFGNEVFALAAFIATQNSYIYESDYDYALTYGPKIRLIYSSKYFSWQGSYQYSFRNNTRLNKQHEWNSEAKFHFTKDVSLRLAYQYYDEVYQRAMAGLNFFY from the coding sequence ATGAAAAAATATTTAACTGCAACATTTCTCTTCTTTGCTCTAGGGCATTCTTCTTGGGCATCAACAGAGCTCGAAACTTTTTCTAAGTCACAAAGGTGGCTAAAGCTCATACGATATGAAAAGAATCTTTTCGGTTACGAGTCCCTAGTAAAAGCGAAGGAATATTTTCTTTCTGAAAATGGTATGACATCACCACTAGAGGAATTGAAACAAACAATTTCAGGTGTTGAATCCCCTCTTGTTAAAGACATGAATAATCATCCGAAGTGTCTTTTCCCTGCAAGATTCATGCTCTTAAAAGAACATAGGCTAATTGAGCAATCATTAAATTTGTATGATTGTCCTGCTTATCAAGACTATATAAAGAAAATCGATATCTATTCAGTCTCTATTATTTTTTCTTCTTACTTTATAGAAAAGCCCGCTTCAACTTTTGGTCACACATTCTTTCGTGTTCGTTCAAAGTCATCTAAAAGCCAAGATAATGATCTCTTAGATTACGGCGTGGACTTCAGTGCGAAAGTCGATACTAGTAATCCCCTCGTTTATGGCTACAAAGGTATTTTTGGTGGCTTTAAAGGCATGTTTGCTATGATGCCATATTATGTAAAAGTTAAAGAATATAATAATATGGAATCGAGAGATCTTTGGGATTATGAATTAAACTTAGATAGAAAAGATCTTATTTATTTTCAGGCGCACCTCTTTGAAATGAATCGAGCTTATTTCGACTATCTCTACTTCACTAAGAATTGCTCTTACCACATTCTAGCGTTTGTCGATGCCATTAGAACAGACTGGAAGCTAATTGATAATATCGATACTACAGTTCCTCCAGTTGATACAATCTACGCTTTATTCGAACAAGACAATATCGTAAAGAATATTAAAGTTAGACCCGCTTCGTATACAAAATTAAAAGCGAGGTATGATGAGATGAATCCAAAGCAAGGAGCACTTTTCAAAAAGCTTATCAAGGATTCTAAGAATATCAGCGACATCAAAGATAATGTTGATGAACTATTTGTCTTAGATACTTATAATCTTTATATCGACTTTAAGAATGCCGATGTTGATGCAACTAAGTCTTTAAAAGATAAAGAGAAGAAAGAATACCGTACACAAAAATTTCGTATTAATAGCAAACGAGCAAAATTAGCTTCAAAATCACAAGATATTAACTATGATTTTTTAATGCCTAAATCTCCGGATAAAGGCCACTCTACAAATCGTTTTAGCCTAGGTCCAAGCTTTGATAGTAATGGAGAATATCTAAATATTGAGTTTCGTGGAGCACTCCACGACCTACTCGATAGACAAAGTGGTTATCTTCCCATGTCCACAACAGAGCTAGTTAATATAAAGTTAGATTATAATCGCTATCAAGAAGATCGACTGAGGTTAGTCGATATACAGCTTGCTCGTATCGATGCCTTAAGACCTGTAACAGTTTTTGCAAAGAAGCTTAGTTGGCAATTTAACTTTGGTTTTGCTGAGAGCTTTACATATCAAAGCCGAACATTAAATCCCTACTTAGATTTTGATCTTGGTTACACTTTTGGTAACGAAGTATTCGCACTGGCAGCATTTATAGCAACACAAAACTCTTATATCTATGAGTCAGACTATGACTATGCTCTTACTTATGGGCCAAAAATAAGGCTTATCTACTCGAGTAAATACTTTTCGTGGCAAGGTAGTTATCAATATTCTTTTAGAAATAACACTCGCTTAAATAAACAACATGAATGGAATAGCGAAGCAAAGTTTCACTTTACCAAGGATGTTAGCTTAAGACTTGCCTACCAATACTATGATGAAGTTTACCAAAGAGCGATGGCAGGACTAAATTTCTTTTACTAA
- the pyrE gene encoding orotate phosphoribosyltransferase, which translates to MTEKTISLVKEMIKFGLIKISPQNPFKYASGKTGPIYCDNRLMSSDPKMWKLAIELMSELIEENNFSYDFITGVATAGISHAAALAFYRSEPMNYVRSKPKAHGTGKIVEGKVGENSKLLLVEDLVNQGSSIEKVIGLIRDQGHMVDSVLCLVDYQTPNAKRVAKDLGIEIFSLINLNQLADICLSQKLIDERGHELLMKWQQDPDNWEN; encoded by the coding sequence ATGACAGAAAAGACAATCTCTCTTGTAAAAGAGATGATAAAATTTGGCTTAATTAAAATTTCTCCACAAAATCCATTTAAATACGCTTCTGGTAAGACTGGGCCTATTTACTGTGACAATCGCCTTATGTCTTCTGATCCAAAAATGTGGAAGCTTGCAATTGAGCTCATGAGTGAACTCATTGAAGAGAATAACTTTTCATATGACTTCATTACAGGTGTTGCAACTGCTGGAATCTCTCACGCTGCGGCATTAGCATTTTATCGTAGCGAGCCAATGAATTATGTACGCTCAAAGCCTAAGGCCCATGGCACGGGTAAGATAGTGGAAGGAAAAGTTGGCGAAAATAGTAAATTACTTTTAGTTGAAGACCTGGTTAACCAAGGCTCAAGTATCGAAAAAGTCATTGGACTCATTCGCGATCAGGGCCATATGGTAGACTCAGTGCTGTGTTTGGTCGACTATCAAACTCCCAATGCTAAAAGGGTTGCTAAAGATTTAGGTATTGAGATTTTTTCTTTAATAAATCTTAATCAATTAGCCGATATTTGTTTGTCGCAAAAATTGATCGATGAAAGAGGCCATGAGCTTCTTATGAAATGGCAGCAAGACCCAGATAATTGGGAAAATTAA
- a CDS encoding DUF3015 family protein has protein sequence MKKLLCAALFTVVTSSAFAAHGPAGCGLGSVIFEGKSGLALNVLAATTNGILGNQTFAMSTGTLGCEDAKTARVSAVSFVENNMIALSSDIARGEGESLDAYLALVNAPAANKTNLKQNFDKIFAENADAQTIHNNIQTVLAM, from the coding sequence ATGAAAAAACTATTATGTGCAGCACTTTTTACAGTTGTTACTTCTTCAGCATTTGCAGCTCACGGACCAGCAGGTTGTGGTCTTGGTTCGGTAATTTTCGAAGGTAAGTCAGGACTAGCTCTTAACGTTCTTGCAGCTACAACAAACGGTATCCTAGGTAACCAGACATTTGCAATGTCAACTGGTACTCTTGGTTGTGAAGATGCAAAAACAGCACGTGTATCAGCTGTATCATTTGTTGAAAACAACATGATCGCACTTTCAAGCGATATTGCTCGTGGCGAAGGTGAAAGTCTAGATGCATACCTTGCTCTAGTTAATGCTCCAGCAGCAAACAAAACAAACCTAAAGCAAAACTTTGATAAGATTTTTGCTGAAAATGCTGACGCACAAACAATCCACAATAACATCCAAACTGTACTAGCGATGTAA
- a CDS encoding citrate synthase, producing MADSAKIEINGQTIEVPVIVGTENEVALDISKLRAETGAITLDIGFVNTGSCTSKITFLDGEKGILRYRGYPIEQLAESSNFAEVSYLLYNGKLPTVKELDTFNREISANSKLPGGVEKIIDQFPGSAHPMGVLAAAISSLSGFYPEFLDPEATEEIKNKAIVQLMGQVKVMMAQFYRKTMGKSPLTSNAKLDYSADFLNLMFDGEVDQDVADALDTLLILHADHEQNCSASTVRVVGSSHANVFASIAAGVTALWGQLHGGANQAVLEMLEEIKKDGGDYQKFIEKAKDKDDPFRLMGFGHRVYKNFDPRAKIIKKACDTILTKLKIEDPLLDIAKGLEEVALKDEYFVKRNLYPNVDFYSGIIYKALGIPTNMFTAMFVLGRLPGWLSQWKELREDGARISRPRQVYIGENERDYVAPEKR from the coding sequence ATGGCCGATAGTGCAAAAATTGAAATCAATGGTCAAACTATTGAAGTTCCTGTGATCGTAGGAACTGAAAACGAAGTCGCTTTAGACATCTCAAAGCTAAGAGCAGAAACAGGTGCTATTACTTTAGATATTGGTTTTGTTAACACAGGATCATGTACGTCGAAGATTACTTTCTTAGACGGAGAGAAAGGTATTTTAAGATACCGTGGTTACCCAATCGAACAACTTGCTGAATCTTCAAACTTTGCTGAAGTTTCTTACCTTCTTTACAATGGAAAGCTTCCAACTGTTAAGGAGCTAGATACTTTCAACAGAGAAATTTCAGCTAACAGCAAGCTTCCAGGTGGCGTTGAAAAAATCATCGACCAATTTCCTGGTTCAGCTCACCCAATGGGTGTACTAGCTGCTGCGATCTCATCTCTAAGTGGTTTCTACCCAGAGTTCTTAGATCCAGAAGCAACTGAAGAAATTAAGAACAAGGCTATTGTTCAATTAATGGGACAAGTAAAAGTTATGATGGCGCAATTCTATCGCAAGACGATGGGAAAAAGCCCACTAACTTCAAATGCTAAGCTAGATTACTCAGCAGATTTCCTAAATCTAATGTTTGATGGTGAAGTAGACCAAGACGTAGCAGACGCTCTTGATACACTTCTAATCCTTCATGCTGATCACGAGCAAAACTGTTCAGCTTCAACTGTAAGAGTTGTAGGTTCTTCACATGCTAACGTATTTGCTTCAATTGCAGCTGGTGTTACAGCTCTTTGGGGACAATTACACGGTGGTGCAAACCAAGCTGTACTTGAAATGCTTGAAGAGATTAAGAAAGATGGTGGTGATTACCAAAAGTTCATCGAAAAAGCGAAAGATAAGGACGATCCATTCCGTCTTATGGGATTTGGTCACCGTGTTTATAAGAACTTTGATCCACGTGCAAAAATCATCAAGAAAGCATGTGACACAATTCTTACTAAGCTTAAAATCGAAGATCCACTTCTTGATATCGCAAAAGGTCTTGAAGAAGTTGCTCTTAAAGATGAGTACTTCGTTAAGCGTAACCTATATCCAAACGTAGATTTCTACTCAGGAATCATCTACAAAGCACTTGGAATCCCAACTAATATGTTTACAGCAATGTTCGTATTAGGTCGTTTACCAGGTTGGCTATCTCAGTGGAAAGAACTGAGAGAAGATGGAGCACGTATTTCTCGTCCTCGCCAAGTTTATATTGGTGAAAATGAGAGAGATTACGTAGCACCAGAAAAAAGATAG
- a CDS encoding quinone-dependent dihydroorotate dehydrogenase, with product MIYSLARNFLFKLDAEDAHDLTIDFMERFPVLSEVYPSYRSDSLKLRIGKLTWATPVGLAAGLDKNCRGYEFLSNLGFGAIEVGTVTPRPQDGNPRPRLFRYIEEESIRNCMGFNNEGGEFLKNQVRLAKRSIPLGVNIGKNKDTPDNLAYEDYASLYQDFKDLADYIVINVSSPNTPGLRSHQTRESLEKIFAALERKDGEADLYLKISPDIEEDEIESIIKVASDYRLTGIIATNTTIMQERGVGGVSGKLLLAKARRVRKACLDKMKDFPHLEFIGVGGFSSYEDIVDYWRDGGRCLQIYSAFIFQGPKLLQDINRSIINDMSLKGFNCVEQLIDHYQKKSQI from the coding sequence ATGATTTATTCTCTTGCCCGTAACTTCTTATTCAAGTTAGACGCCGAAGATGCTCATGATCTTACAATCGATTTCATGGAGAGGTTTCCTGTCCTTTCTGAGGTTTATCCGAGTTACCGCTCTGATAGTTTAAAATTAAGAATTGGTAAGTTAACGTGGGCAACACCTGTTGGGCTTGCTGCTGGGCTTGATAAAAATTGTCGTGGATACGAATTTCTTTCTAATCTTGGTTTTGGCGCTATTGAGGTTGGAACTGTAACACCAAGGCCCCAGGATGGAAATCCTAGGCCAAGACTATTTCGTTATATTGAAGAAGAGTCTATTCGTAACTGCATGGGCTTTAATAATGAAGGTGGAGAGTTTCTTAAGAATCAAGTACGCTTAGCAAAGCGTTCAATTCCATTGGGTGTTAATATTGGAAAGAATAAGGATACACCTGATAATCTAGCATATGAAGACTATGCGAGCCTTTATCAAGATTTTAAAGATCTTGCTGATTATATCGTTATAAATGTTTCCTCGCCAAATACTCCGGGACTTCGTTCGCATCAAACTCGTGAATCCTTAGAGAAGATCTTTGCTGCTTTAGAGCGTAAAGACGGTGAGGCCGATCTCTATTTAAAAATTTCACCAGATATTGAAGAAGATGAAATTGAAAGTATTATCAAAGTCGCAAGTGACTATAGACTAACTGGTATCATTGCAACAAATACGACTATAATGCAAGAGCGTGGGGTAGGAGGTGTTTCTGGAAAACTGCTTCTGGCCAAAGCACGAAGGGTCCGTAAGGCATGTCTTGATAAGATGAAGGATTTTCCTCATTTAGAGTTCATCGGGGTTGGAGGTTTTTCTTCGTATGAAGATATTGTTGATTATTGGCGTGATGGTGGAAGGTGTTTGCAGATCTATTCGGCCTTTATTTTCCAGGGGCCTAAGCTTCTCCAAGATATTAATCGATCAATAATAAATGATATGTCCCTAAAGGGATTTAATTGTGTTGAACAACTAATTGATCATTATCAAAAAAAATCTCAAATATAA
- the sfsA gene encoding DNA/RNA nuclease SfsA: MQFKENELVLGTIIERYKRFLLDFKLDNAFKEYSCEQTLTAHLANTGSMKTCWEPDWKVLMTHSDDPKRKLKFSAQMISNGDSWIMVNTGLTNKIVQEGLELGKFEELRGYDFFKSEVKIGKSRIDFLLSNKEIDKKDLKLEDPSFKYNFVEVKNVTLKVGDQAQFPDAVSTRGQKHLEELMAIKEQGHEATMLYIVSREDVKSFNVSDIDTEYKRLLIKAKEAGVQILAYQLNMNEKEITVAKKLKIVL; this comes from the coding sequence ATGCAATTTAAAGAAAATGAATTGGTTTTAGGGACAATTATTGAACGCTACAAACGATTTTTATTAGATTTTAAATTAGATAATGCCTTTAAAGAGTATAGTTGTGAACAAACTCTAACGGCCCACCTTGCAAATACAGGAAGCATGAAAACATGTTGGGAGCCAGATTGGAAAGTTCTAATGACCCACTCTGATGACCCAAAGAGAAAGCTTAAATTCTCTGCTCAGATGATTTCGAATGGGGATTCTTGGATTATGGTAAACACAGGCCTTACAAATAAGATTGTTCAGGAAGGTCTAGAACTTGGAAAATTCGAAGAACTTAGAGGGTATGATTTTTTCAAGAGTGAAGTAAAAATTGGTAAAAGTAGAATTGATTTTCTCTTAAGCAATAAAGAGATCGATAAGAAAGATTTAAAACTTGAGGATCCTAGTTTTAAGTACAACTTTGTTGAAGTAAAGAATGTTACTTTAAAAGTTGGAGACCAGGCCCAATTCCCGGATGCCGTCTCAACCAGAGGCCAAAAGCATCTTGAAGAACTTATGGCAATTAAGGAGCAAGGTCATGAGGCCACAATGCTCTATATTGTTTCTCGTGAAGATGTTAAGAGCTTTAATGTGAGTGATATTGATACAGAATATAAAAGACTTCTTATCAAGGCCAAAGAAGCTGGAGTACAGATTCTTGCCTACCAACTAAATATGAATGAAAAAGAAATCACTGTCGCAAAAAAACTTAAGATTGTTTTATAG